Proteins encoded by one window of Desulfovibrio ferrophilus:
- a CDS encoding DHH family phosphoesterase — MAYFRSLPRTPDLLSLFNKQERWLIAMNADPDAMASAMALKRIMAHRVQDVGIAHVNEVSRPDNLEMIHSLRVPTRKLTPNVIAQYDRFALVDSQPHHHEGFADMKFSVVIDHHPTSKEHPVEAEFAHVEPGYGANSSLLTEYLYNMNIRPGKLLATALQYGIKTDTSSFERDFAEADLRAFQYLNKFASPLLLKKIYRSEFHLEWLRYFCQAYFKMRLMGQGIFAFIEHVESPDILVLLADLFLRVHGASWTVISGVVDDKAIAIFRGDGLRRDMGKFAARCFGDIGSAGGHKGAARAEIAIADIDMPSPEAFLWKRLHTNKARAKKNGAAKQE; from the coding sequence ATGGCATATTTCCGTTCCCTGCCCCGCACTCCCGATCTGCTGAGCCTGTTCAACAAACAGGAACGCTGGCTCATCGCCATGAACGCCGACCCCGACGCCATGGCCTCTGCCATGGCCTTGAAGCGCATCATGGCCCACCGGGTGCAGGACGTGGGCATCGCCCACGTCAACGAGGTCTCCAGGCCCGACAACCTGGAAATGATCCATTCCCTGCGCGTCCCTACGCGCAAGCTGACTCCCAATGTCATTGCCCAGTATGACAGATTTGCTCTGGTGGACTCGCAGCCCCACCACCACGAAGGCTTTGCGGATATGAAATTCTCAGTGGTCATCGACCACCATCCCACATCCAAAGAGCATCCGGTGGAGGCCGAATTCGCACACGTCGAACCGGGCTACGGGGCCAACTCCAGTCTGCTGACCGAATACCTCTACAACATGAACATCCGGCCCGGAAAACTCCTGGCAACCGCCCTGCAATACGGCATCAAGACCGACACCTCGTCCTTTGAGCGCGACTTTGCCGAGGCCGACCTGCGTGCCTTCCAGTACCTGAACAAGTTCGCAAGCCCCCTGCTGCTCAAGAAGATCTACCGCAGTGAATTCCACCTGGAATGGCTGCGTTACTTCTGCCAGGCCTATTTCAAGATGCGCCTCATGGGGCAGGGCATCTTCGCCTTTATCGAACATGTGGAAAGCCCGGACATTCTGGTGCTGCTGGCCGATCTCTTCCTGCGCGTCCACGGCGCATCCTGGACCGTAATCAGCGGCGTTGTGGACGACAAGGCCATTGCCATCTTCCGGGGAGACGGCCTCAGGCGCGACATGGGCAAATTCGCTGCCCGCTGCTTCGGGGACATCGGCTCCGCAGGTGGGCACAAAGGTGCCGCCCGTGCCGAAATCGCCATCGCCGATATCGAC